The DNA window CCAAGTTCAATGCCAATCCAATTACGGCCCATTTTGTTAGCAACCGCTACGGTTGACCCTGATCCCACAAACGAGTCCAATATCCAATCCCCAGGGTTCGAAAAATGCTTTAAAATTGTTTGTAAGAGAAGTTCAGGTTTTTTCCCACTACGGAATTCAACCCCACCTTCGTTCCGACAATTTCCAAACTGAGCGGCAAAATCATAGAAGTTTTCAATTGGTGTAAACTTGATAGCTGTTGGATTTTCAAGCTGATTTGAAGGAACTCCTTGGTAATATTTTCCTTTTGTTGCTCCAACCCGTTTAGGACCAGTAAAATATCTAAATCCAAACTTGTCATCTCCAATTCCGTCAACTTTATAAAGAACACCAAGCCCATCTACCGTAGCACGATCAGCTATGTAATCTCTAAAAAATCTTCCCGATGAATTTCCGTCAAGGATAGTTCCTGATGCCCAAATTTCTTTTAAACCATCAGCACTACCTTCCTTCTCTATGATTTCATATTCCTCAGCTTTAAACAAAGTTACTTCTTTGCCTTCTATCTGGATTTTGTGTCCGGGTCTTTTTTCATTAATATAAAAACGAAATTTTTCGAATGACGAAGCTGTCTCATTCTGATTGGGTTTGGCTCCATATTCCTTGCGATAGATGTGAATTTGCTCAATCTCCTTATGGAACGCCATGTCTTGTTTAAGGGTTTTTTCAGGGTATCTCACTTGAATATAAAAAGTTGTCAGATAGTTTGATCGCCCAAATACTTCATCTAGCATGACTTTAAGGTACTGACCTTCTGAGTCATCAATGTGACAACAAATGAAACCATTCTTATCCAAAAGATTTCTCAACATTTCCAACCTTGGCTTCATAAGTGAAAGCCAAATAGAATGTTCAAGGCTATCATCATAGTGTTCAAAAGCATTGCCTGTATTATACGGTGGATCAATATAAATACACTTAATCTTTCCTGCAAAATCTTGTCCCAAAGCCTTCAAGGCAAGCAGATTATCTCCATGGATAAGCATATTTTCAGACTTCGAGTCTCCGTAGGATTTTTTCGGGTCCTCAATCAATATACGTGGTTCCAATTTTAATTCTTCGCCTTTGCCTATCCATGTAAGTTCTAGTTTTTGTTTTGTCATTTTCTTATCCGTTTTATTAAGAGATTCCGCACAACTTTTTAATTCCTGCTATAAACACAGCAAAACTGTGGGAACGGTTATTGTTAAGATCCAAAAAAGGTCCGATAGCACGTGATCCGCTAACTTTTTGATATTTTGGAGCAATTTTTTTTAATCGTTTTGATGGAGACACAATATTATCAGGAGTACGATACATGTTTTTGTTTTGAAGCTGTACTAATTTCGACACATTAAGACCTTGTTCAACGGCGGCAAGGTCAGCGAGATACCAGCTTTCTATTTCACGACATACAATCCGAACTAGCACATCCTTACGGCCAGTTTTATTACATTTGTCTATAATAGAATTTTTCACAATACGGCAATCAGATGCGTCTTGATCACGAAGAATAACAAATTTTGCATTAGGAACACGATAGCCCTTGAGTTTCCTGATCAATTGATTTTCAAGATCTTGTTTACCTTCAAAAACGAAATATTGCGGAGTTATGTCATACGGTAATATTCTTGGCAACGAACTCTTCAACATCTCTTTAGCAGATTCTTCTTCTAATAAAAAAACTAGTTCTTTCATTCAGGGTCAGCTCCTTTAAAAAATCCCTGTTTCCAAAGATAACCCATTTTGTCTCCGTCATTCATATATGTTTTAATTTGATCATCATCTTTAGCACGCCGAACTTCCGTATAGCCATCTTTTTTTATTAACCAGAATACCTCGTCAAGTTCAGAAGCGTTTAAAAAATCAGGTGAATGGGTAGAAACAAAAACTTGTCCTCCTCTCATTGCATATTCACGAAATTCTTCAGCTAGCTCTGTTAAAAGCCTGGGATATAACTGATTTTCTGGTTCTTCAACACATAACAAAGGGTGCGGTTTAGGATCATGCAACATAACCAAATAAGCAAACATTTTAATAGTCCCATCAGAAACATGACGGGCTAAAAAAGGATCTTCAAAGGCTCCATCTTGAAAGCGTAACAGTACACGCCCCTCTTCAGTTGTTTTAACATCTATTTTGGCAATGCCGGGAACTCGTTTTTTAAGCTTTTCTAATATTTCGTCAAACAGCTTTCTGTGCTGCTTATACATAAATTCCGTTACTAAGGATAAATTTTCCCCTTCTTTTGAAAGATGTTCAGCATAACCCGCCTCTTGTTCAGGACGAGCTCTTTGAATATGGAAGTCTGATATATACCAATTAGAAATAAGCTCTCCTAAAGCCATAGCAGCTGGAAATTTTTTAAACTGGGCTAGTCCTTTTACTGCAAGTGTATCAGGTGATTTTAATGTCTGCTTTTCCCGGACTAATTCTTTCTCATCCTTAACACTATCAGGTTCATTGGTTACGGCTTCCCCTTCTCCTCGGGCAAAATCAAGAAAATGCCAGGCCTTCCCTTTACTTCCACGCCTATACCTTAGTATCTCCCTGTCTACTACGGGACGCCCATCAACTTCATCAATAGCAAGCATATATGTTATCAAGGGTGATAACTCATCTTCACGAAATTTAAGTTCAATTTCAATTGATCCGTCTGTATTACGGCTTCGAACTTCCTGAAAGCCGCGGCTACCCCCAAGCTTAGTTAAAGCAACATGCACATTTTCGGTGAGAGCATCTTTTAAAAATGCAAACACACTGAACAAAGTTGATTTTCCTGTTCCATTGGCACCGACAAAAACACACATCTTGGGAATTTCCCGAATTTCAATGTTTTTAAAAGCTCTGAAATTTTTTAACCTAATGTACTCAATTTTCATTTGTTCCATCCCTCCTAATCTTACCTGAATTATTAAGTATTAATATTATACCACTTTCCAACGAATAGTAAAAAGCGGTGTTAACGATGATTTTTGTTTAAGTTGTGCTTCCACTCTCTCAATTAATCCTTCTTTTTGCTTATCTACATCATCTTGTGCTTCGTAAAGCTTTTTTCGCATTTCATTACGTTTTTTCTCAGAATCTTTTATCCTACGATGTTCTTTTAATTTCTCTTCCAGGTTCAAAATCTTTTTTGCTTGTGTTTTAGCTGTTTTTATATCAATATCAAGTTTTTTAAGGTCAAGTTCCAGGGCAGTTTTCATATCATCTGCCCATCTATCCAGTTTATCGATTTCAATATTAAAAAAATCACTATTACGTTCAGCTATATTAGTGGACGTTGTATTGATTGTTTGGTTTTCAATTTCAGCTAACTTCATTTTCTCACTTTCACTTATTATAGCTTTTTCTTTTGTAATTTCAGCTGAAACAGCAAACAATTTACGGGCAATATCCATGTCGATTGGTTTACCTTGCTGATTAAAGGCGGATACTATGATCTGGTCTTCTGCCTCAAATGCTTCTACTGTATAATTACTAACTTTCATAACCCCATTTTTTCCAACAAGTGGCTTCAAAACAGATATCATAGTTGGATTATTAGAATAATCAAATACAATTTCCGCTATGTCAGTATTACGGGTTTTTAGTTCATTTAATATCCGCTGTGCCAGAGGATGTCCGGGCCTGTAAATGTGGGCATCTTCAACATTTTTACCTATTTTATAGGGACCGGCATCAATGCTCTCTTTTGGGAATGGATTATTTTTAAGAAGAAAAGAATACCCTTGTTCTGCAAACTTAGCGTTATCACCTAAAAAATGGCGGGTAATATCCCATAACCAACGTTCGTAGTTATCAAGATTTTCATGGCTTTCTCTATCATTTATCTTTAGTTTGTCATGAACTTCTGAATCAAAGTTTTCAAGTAGCTTCTGGCGTGTATCCTTTAAATTCTTCTGAATACTTTCATCCATTTCGTTTTGCAAAGTGTCAAAAGCGGTATTTATTTCATCCTCACTCCGGCAGGATTGATAAATGGTCGCTATACGCTTTTCAAAATCAACCCCGGATTCAATGCTTCCAAGAACCTCATCACTGGCCCCAAAAATACCTTTAAATAGATTAAATTTCTGGTCTAATAGTTCATATACCCGCTGGTCAGCGGCATTCTTGCGATTTACAAAGTTTATGACTACAACATCGTGTTTTTGTCCATAGCGGTGGCAACGGCCTATACGTTGTTCTATCCTTTGTGGATTCCAGGGTAAGTCATAGTTGACGAGAAGGGAACAAAACTGCAAATTGATACCTTCAGCTCCTGCTTCGGTAGCTATCATTATTTCTGCGTCATCCTTGAAGTATTCTACTAATGAAGCTCTTAAATCAGCAGTTTTTGACCCTGTAATTTTATCATTATTCTTGTTCTTTTTTATCCATTCCTGATATATTTCCTTTGATTTGTCATCATTGTTTGAGCCATTAAAAAGAACAATCTTATCTTTATGCCCTTTAGTGGAAAGTAAATCCAACAAATATTTCTGAGTAATGGTTGATTCCGTGAAAATAATGGCTTTTCTCTTGGCCCCTAATTCCTCCGTCATCTTGAATCCCTGTTCAAGAGCTATAAGTAGGGCTTCTCCTTTTGAGTTTGTCCATATTTTTTTGGCAAGGTTCCGGAAATTTTCAAGGTCTTTTTTTTCAGCTTTCATTAAAACGATGTCTTCTTTTGTATAAAATGCTTCTTTCTTTTCTTTACCATCACTCTCTTCTTCCTCTTGATCACTCCATTCGTCTGCCTGTTCATCATAATTCTCGTAATTCTGTTCTAACTCCAGAATACCTGTTTCTTTCATGCTCAGCTGTTTTTCGGCTTCTTCTATGTTTTTTTCAAGACGGTAAGTGAGGCTATTAAGGGTGCTGGCTATAGCAAATGAAGACGAAGCAAGTAGTTTACGTAAAATGAGCGTTATTAGTTGCCTTTGGCTTGAAGGTAATGCATACAATTTTGGCCTTTGCATATATTCAGACATACCATTATAAAGCTCTATTTCCTGCTCGGTTGGTATGTAATCCTGGGTTAAAGGTTTGCGTTCAGTAAATTTTATATGTGGGTGAACCTGTTTGCGTAAGGTCCTGATACAAACTGGTTTTAGGCGTTTTCGCAATTCTTTGAACATTTTTTGTCGTGGCTCAACCAAGCCAACTTCGCTTTCATAAATGTCTTGTACTTTAGAAACGCGGGCATAATTGACCTTGAAGCTCTTAAGATCACCAAAGACATGATCATCTATCACGCTGACAAGCCCGTAGAGTTCAAGCAGGGAATTCTGGAGAGGGGTAGCCGTAAGAAGTATTTTAGGAGCTTCGCTCAAAGCATCTTTGATTTCCCGGGCTATCTTGTTACTTGATTTATAAACATTGCGGAGATGATGGGCTTCATCAATAACAGCAAGGTCCCATTTAATTTGTTTGATATATGGCGATTTTGCTCTTGCAAAATGGTATGAACAAATAACTATCATATCTTCCTGGTTAAAAGGGTTTAAATTACCATCTTTAATATACTGGTTAAAGGATTTTGATTCAATAATTATTGAAGGTAGGAAGAATTTTTCCTGGAGTTCAGCATTCCATTGTTTTCTTAAGCTGGAAGGTACAATAAGCAATATCTTTCTTTTTCTCTCTGCCCACTTCTGTGAAAGTACAAGGCCTGCTTCTATTGTTTTTCCCAACCCTACCTCGTCGGCCAGTATGGCCCCTTTTGATAGCGGTGACCGAAATGCAAACAGTGCAGCTTCTATCTGATGAGGGTTTAAATCTACTTGTGCATCTGCCAGTGTTGCTGTGAGTTTTTGCAATGAATCAGACGGGCATCTCTTTGTTAGCTCATAAGCATAATATTTAGCGTGATAGTCCGTTAGTTTCATAGTGATAATTTTAACTCTTTTTGAGGGAATTTGCAAAATTAAAAATAAATGCAAAATAATGGGTTATTCTCAGCATGGGGAGTGTCCGTTGCAGGCAGTAAAAATGAGAAAATCCGTGAAACGTAGTGAAATGACAAAAATCTAATATTATAAAACAATAAACCTCGTCTTCGTCGGAAAACAAGGTTTATTATCGGTGATTTTAAAATGGGCGATGCAGGACTTGAACCTGCGACCTCTTCCTTGTAAGGGAGGCGCTCTATCCAGCTGAGCTAATCGCCCGTTAGGTCAATTTACTGACGACAGATATGCAACTCTTTGTTCACTAACAATATCATCAGAACCATGGGTGTCTATGGGAGCGTCTATGGGACTATCTTGAGTTTACTGATTACTATCTTTTTTATTTTTATAGCTAAACTGTATGAATGTTTTGCTTCTTCAAGCGATGGTTCCAGGAATGTGTCCGGGTATCTTGTTTCAACTGCATATTCTGTAATCCTTTCCAGTTCTTCTTCTAACTTTCCCAGTTCCGGGATAAACTTTTTTACTTCTGAAAGAAGTTTTACCAAATCATGCGTTTTCGAAACTTCTTTGTTTTTATAAATCAAAGCACCTTTTAAATATTTTTCTATGGCTTGTTGAGCGTGAAAACAAACGGTGTCAACAGGAACATCTTTTGCGGCGAGATTGTTTTTAATGTTTTTCAGGTCGTTATTTGCTTTTTCAAACCATCTTAAAACAAAATCCTTTTTATTTTTGTTCATATAGAAGCCTTCCGTTCTTAAACGCATTATAAAGCATGGTCCCCTTAATGTTTTTATAAGCTTTTTCTTCTTCAGTTCTGTAGACAAAAACATCTAAAGAAAAATCTCTACCAGGGAACAATCTTCTTATCCGGAAATTGCTTTCTCTTTGATTTAAATCATTATCCCAAACAACAATTAGATCATAGTCACTGTCCTTGGTATATTTTCCTGTTGCCCTTGAACCAAAAAGCACTATTTTCTTTGGC is part of the Elusimicrobiota bacterium genome and encodes:
- a CDS encoding site-specific DNA-methyltransferase; this encodes MTKQKLELTWIGKGEELKLEPRILIEDPKKSYGDSKSENMLIHGDNLLALKALGQDFAGKIKCIYIDPPYNTGNAFEHYDDSLEHSIWLSLMKPRLEMLRNLLDKNGFICCHIDDSEGQYLKVMLDEVFGRSNYLTTFYIQVRYPEKTLKQDMAFHKEIEQIHIYRKEYGAKPNQNETASSFEKFRFYINEKRPGHKIQIEGKEVTLFKAEEYEIIEKEGSADGLKEIWASGTILDGNSSGRFFRDYIADRATVDGLGVLYKVDGIGDDKFGFRYFTGPKRVGATKGKYYQGVPSNQLENPTAIKFTPIENFYDFAAQFGNCRNEGGVEFRSGKKPELLLQTILKHFSNPGDWILDSFVGSGSTVAVANKMGRNWIGIELGEHAYTHCLPRLKSVIDGTDQTGISKPLNWKGGSGFKFYELAPSLLKKDKYGNWIIDEKYNANMLAAAMCKHESFKYFPDADIYWKQGKSTENDYIFVTTSFVTAEQIDKIHQEMKTEESLLICAKSFAPGCNNRHNTITIKKIPQMILGKCEYGKDNYDLNIINVSKEEETDEE
- a CDS encoding DUF4276 family protein; its protein translation is MKELVFLLEEESAKEMLKSSLPRILPYDITPQYFVFEGKQDLENQLIRKLKGYRVPNAKFVILRDQDASDCRIVKNSIIDKCNKTGRKDVLVRIVCREIESWYLADLAAVEQGLNVSKLVQLQNKNMYRTPDNIVSPSKRLKKIAPKYQKVSGSRAIGPFLDLNNNRSHSFAVFIAGIKKLCGIS
- a CDS encoding AAA family ATPase, encoding MKIEYIRLKNFRAFKNIEIREIPKMCVFVGANGTGKSTLFSVFAFLKDALTENVHVALTKLGGSRGFQEVRSRNTDGSIEIELKFREDELSPLITYMLAIDEVDGRPVVDREILRYRRGSKGKAWHFLDFARGEGEAVTNEPDSVKDEKELVREKQTLKSPDTLAVKGLAQFKKFPAAMALGELISNWYISDFHIQRARPEQEAGYAEHLSKEGENLSLVTEFMYKQHRKLFDEILEKLKKRVPGIAKIDVKTTEEGRVLLRFQDGAFEDPFLARHVSDGTIKMFAYLVMLHDPKPHPLLCVEEPENQLYPRLLTELAEEFREYAMRGGQVFVSTHSPDFLNASELDEVFWLIKKDGYTEVRRAKDDDQIKTYMNDGDKMGYLWKQGFFKGADPE
- a CDS encoding DEAD/DEAH box helicase family protein; protein product: MKLTDYHAKYYAYELTKRCPSDSLQKLTATLADAQVDLNPHQIEAALFAFRSPLSKGAILADEVGLGKTIEAGLVLSQKWAERKRKILLIVPSSLRKQWNAELQEKFFLPSIIIESKSFNQYIKDGNLNPFNQEDMIVICSYHFARAKSPYIKQIKWDLAVIDEAHHLRNVYKSSNKIAREIKDALSEAPKILLTATPLQNSLLELYGLVSVIDDHVFGDLKSFKVNYARVSKVQDIYESEVGLVEPRQKMFKELRKRLKPVCIRTLRKQVHPHIKFTERKPLTQDYIPTEQEIELYNGMSEYMQRPKLYALPSSQRQLITLILRKLLASSSFAIASTLNSLTYRLEKNIEEAEKQLSMKETGILELEQNYENYDEQADEWSDQEEEESDGKEKKEAFYTKEDIVLMKAEKKDLENFRNLAKKIWTNSKGEALLIALEQGFKMTEELGAKRKAIIFTESTITQKYLLDLLSTKGHKDKIVLFNGSNNDDKSKEIYQEWIKKNKNNDKITGSKTADLRASLVEYFKDDAEIMIATEAGAEGINLQFCSLLVNYDLPWNPQRIEQRIGRCHRYGQKHDVVVINFVNRKNAADQRVYELLDQKFNLFKGIFGASDEVLGSIESGVDFEKRIATIYQSCRSEDEINTAFDTLQNEMDESIQKNLKDTRQKLLENFDSEVHDKLKINDRESHENLDNYERWLWDITRHFLGDNAKFAEQGYSFLLKNNPFPKESIDAGPYKIGKNVEDAHIYRPGHPLAQRILNELKTRNTDIAEIVFDYSNNPTMISVLKPLVGKNGVMKVSNYTVEAFEAEDQIIVSAFNQQGKPIDMDIARKLFAVSAEITKEKAIISESEKMKLAEIENQTINTTSTNIAERNSDFFNIEIDKLDRWADDMKTALELDLKKLDIDIKTAKTQAKKILNLEEKLKEHRRIKDSEKKRNEMRKKLYEAQDDVDKQKEGLIERVEAQLKQKSSLTPLFTIRWKVV
- a CDS encoding HEPN domain-containing protein, whose protein sequence is MNKNKKDFVLRWFEKANNDLKNIKNNLAAKDVPVDTVCFHAQQAIEKYLKGALIYKNKEVSKTHDLVKLLSEVKKFIPELGKLEEELERITEYAVETRYPDTFLEPSLEEAKHSYSLAIKIKKIVISKLKIVP
- a CDS encoding nucleotidyltransferase domain-containing protein, whose protein sequence is MKINLDKSRLNQIKNRIISTIAPKKIVLFGSRATGKYTKDSDYDLIVVWDNDLNQRESNFRIRRLFPGRDFSLDVFVYRTEEEKAYKNIKGTMLYNAFKNGRLLYEQK